One genomic segment of Clostridium saccharoperbutylacetonicum N1-4(HMT) includes these proteins:
- a CDS encoding response regulator transcription factor, which translates to MEAKDIKNEKKDVIDEILPEVSIECLRKIKSSFLVLKDSFITIANKDLIVLKYFISKNSNVNITKFLPLVGSDLSNVSQGKSSIFFASMRKATSQITNKLNYKKGVINVESIAVPVKYKEEIVGYISITTMNTELLKIINIFIESLAINIERELEKIFIEEEIREFTNLINIKLDKKPINCLSDKELLVTRYMLMAYSNAEIANELFISESTVKTYLKRIYDKFGTSNRVDTTIAIMCSRILGKL; encoded by the coding sequence TTGGAAGCGAAGGATATAAAAAATGAGAAAAAAGATGTTATTGATGAAATATTACCTGAGGTATCAATTGAGTGTCTTAGAAAAATAAAATCATCATTTCTAGTGCTTAAGGATAGCTTTATTACTATAGCTAATAAGGATCTAATTGTATTGAAATATTTTATTAGCAAGAATTCTAATGTTAATATAACAAAATTTTTACCTCTAGTAGGTAGTGATTTAAGCAATGTGTCACAGGGGAAAAGTTCTATATTTTTTGCAAGTATGAGAAAAGCAACTAGCCAAATTACCAATAAATTAAATTATAAAAAAGGAGTTATTAATGTTGAATCTATTGCAGTTCCAGTAAAATACAAAGAAGAAATAGTAGGGTATATAAGTATAACTACAATGAATACGGAACTACTAAAAATTATAAATATATTTATTGAAAGTTTAGCTATTAATATAGAAAGAGAATTAGAAAAAATTTTTATAGAAGAAGAAATTAGAGAATTCACAAATCTAATTAACATTAAATTAGATAAAAAGCCTATAAATTGCTTGTCAGATAAAGAATTATTAGTTACAAGATATATGTTGATGGCATATTCGAATGCTGAAATTGCAAATGAACTTTTTATATCTGAATCAACTGTTAAAACATATTTAAAAAGAATATACGACAAATTTGGGACAAGTAATAGAGTCGACACAACAATTGCCATTATGTGCAGTAGAATTCTAGGGAAATTATAA
- the cpaB gene encoding Flp pilus assembly protein CpaB — MSLYTKLKVVLIIILSIFVSLFTYNYLKNLKDDTTVVVSTEDINPHTIIKPEMIQEIEISKRDKENFEKDAIISKSNFEYAISNTKIKKGDVISKNGNVIAGSKEELIEKKAMLENGEVNDAYFISENSRITTVTLDSEGAVGNKLNIGDYVDVIFSHTGDEKTSFSTTIMQHVEIYDIQKSGSLDSAKDISLIVTPQQATDITYAKRQGKIDLAINSLSGDSQTASFANLKKFSNMMNSN; from the coding sequence ATGTCATTATATACAAAATTAAAGGTAGTCCTAATAATTATACTTTCTATATTTGTTTCACTTTTTACATATAACTATCTTAAAAACTTAAAAGATGATACGACAGTTGTTGTTTCAACAGAAGATATAAATCCTCATACAATAATAAAGCCTGAAATGATACAAGAAATTGAAATAAGTAAGAGGGACAAAGAAAACTTTGAAAAAGATGCGATAATTTCAAAATCTAATTTTGAATATGCAATTTCAAATACAAAAATAAAAAAAGGTGATGTAATATCAAAAAACGGAAATGTAATTGCAGGATCAAAAGAAGAGCTTATAGAAAAAAAAGCAATGCTTGAGAATGGAGAAGTTAATGATGCTTATTTTATTTCAGAAAACAGCAGGATTACCACAGTAACATTAGATTCAGAAGGCGCTGTAGGAAATAAGCTAAATATAGGGGATTATGTTGATGTTATATTTTCACATACTGGAGATGAAAAAACAAGCTTTTCAACAACTATTATGCAGCATGTAGAAATATATGATATTCAAAAGTCAGGGAGTTTAGATTCTGCAAAAGATATTTCTCTTATTGTAACTCCACAGCAAGCAACAGATATTACTTATGCTAAAAGACAAGGAAAAATTGATTTGGCAATTAATTCCTTGAGTGGTGATAGTCAAACAGCTTCTTTTGCTAATTTAAAAAAGTTTTCTAATATGATGAATTCAAATTAA